In the genome of Cryptomeria japonica chromosome 8, Sugi_1.0, whole genome shotgun sequence, one region contains:
- the LOC131067842 gene encoding uncharacterized protein LOC131067842 yields MCYVSRVDSFARYTQSNLKRLPWKAPDYKLMVINIGELWDRPVPVDDDGLLPPSYSDHVFWESERIYQSHEEYDATDYMHFKCLSPDQAEINVEYNLPILLGSRPQFNDGKELCPKENSNNLTNMSVTKQDAFIHEIPMDSEAPECENICPHASKALRVRSRGNKDRHSKVSTSKGLRDTRVRLSISTALQFYDLQQRLGFDHSSKVIDWLMSKAKVAIDKLPQPSHISPKNCALCSSLATDHTIPDHSQTKPKPRYSPTDLTWTGGPVGILRSESLRNGKGKNPVSIIQNAPPTNKIVSLPNDISVFYSSKPSGVECLTPKSAQSMKPWWFQQTK; encoded by the exons ATGTGTTATGTGTCAAGAGTGGATAGCTTTGCTCGGTACACTCAGAGCAATCTAAAGAGGCTTCCTTGGAAAGCACCAG ACTATAAATTAATGGTGATCAACATTGGAGAATTGTGGGATAGACCTGTCCCTGTGGATGATGATGGATTACTTCCCCCCAGCTACAGTGACCATGTTTTCTGGGAATCTGAAAGAATTTATCAGTCCCATGAAGAATATGATGCTACAGACTACATGCATTTCAAATGTCTTTCTCCAGATCAAGCTGAAATAAACGTTGAATATAATTTGCCCATCCTTTTGGGCTCACGTCCTCAATTTAATGATGGAAAAGAGCTTTGCCCAAAGGAGAACTCAAATAATTTGACTAACATGTCTGTGACAAAACAAGATGCCTTTATTCATGAAATCCCCATGGATTCAGAAGCACCAGAATGTGAAAACATATGCCCTCACGCTTCTAAAGCTTTACGAGTTCGTTCTCGTGGAAACAAAGATCGGCATAGTAAAGTTAGTACTTCAAAAGGACTTCGCGACACAAGGGTGAGGCTTTCTATTTCTACAGCTCTTCAGTTTTATGATTTACAGCAAAGATTGGGCTTTGATCATTCAAGCAAAGTCATAGACTGGCTTATGAGTAAAGCAAAAGTTGCTATAGATAAACTCCCACAACCATCTCATATTTCCCCAAAAAATTGTGCATTGTGTAGCTCATTAGCTACAGATCATACAATTCCTGACCATTCTCAGACCAAGCCTAAACCTAGGTATTCACCCACAGATTTGACTTGGACTGGTGGACCAGTAGGCATATTGCGGTCTGAGTCACTGAGAAATGGAAAGGGCAAGAACCCCGTTTCAATAATCCAAAATGCACCTCCAACAAACAAAATTGTTTCTCTTCCAAATGATATCAGCGTCTTTTATTCATCAAAACCTTCTGGGGTGGAATGCTTAACACCCAAATCAGCACAAAGCATGAAACCATGGTGGTTTCAACAAACTAAATAA